The Pan troglodytes isolate AG18354 chromosome 19, NHGRI_mPanTro3-v2.0_pri, whole genome shotgun sequence region TCATCACTGAGATCGGGAGAGGGACAGGCTGCTGTAAAGAGGGTGAAGCAAAAAGGGGAGGAGAGCAGCGGTTAAGCAATGATGTGATGGGGCTAAATAAAAATGGATACGAAAATGAGTAAAAGACCAGAGTAAAAGGAAAAGACTGGAGAAGGGGCCTAACATTAAAGGAGAATGAGGAGAAGGGAGAGTTGACAAGCAAAGGTGAAAGCAGAAAGTCAGTTGTCCATATGGCTTGGGGAGATAAAGAAGGCCCAGGAAGGCCTCCAGGAAAAGGCTGCCATGTCAGGCAGGACACAGAGGACAATTGAGGAAAGGTGATTCTTACAAGATGGTGAAGGTGCCATTGTGGGTGTTGGGCTCTGGCACAGGCACTTGGCGGAGCCTCTGCTCTGGGTTGAGATCAATACATGACAACATCTCATCTCCGCAGGTACAGAGCTCACATATGCTGGTGCTTGTGGAGGCCTTGTGTTCCTCTGGTGCAGCTAAAGCCTTATCTTGGATGTAACTTTCAGACTGCACCAATGAATCCTGAGTAGGTTCTAGCTCAGTAGGTGGACCTGTGACTTCAGTCAGTTTTCGATGCAGAGTCTGAAGCTGATCTGGATGAGGAGCTGTAGTCTTCTCCAGGGCTGTAGAATGTCCAATTTCTGTAGTGGGCTCTGGAGTTATGGCAAGCCCTAGGTCTGGAGGGTGAGTTGAGGTCTCCTCCGTGGTTGGAGACGGTTTAACCTCTGTAGTAGGTTTTGTAGTTATGGTAAGCTCCAGGTCCAGAGGTTGAACGGTGGCTTGAGTCAGGTGTGAATGCTGAGCCTGACCCTTGTCTGAAGGTGGAATTGTCACCTCAGGGTGTCCTGGAGGAGGAGCTGTAGTCATCAGGGCTGTAGAAGGTTCAACCTCTGTCATGGATTTTGGAGTGATGGTAAACCCCAGGTCCAAAGGTTGAACTGTGGCTCGAGTCAGGTGTGAATGCTGAGTCTGAACCTGGTCTGGATGTGGAAGTGTCACCTCAGGATGCTTTGGAGAAACTATAGTCCTCTTCGGGGGTGTAGAATGTCCAACCTCCGTAGTGGGTTCTGGAGTGATGGTTAGTCCCAGGTCCAAAAGTTGAACTGTAACGCTGGGTGACACTGGATGCTGAGCTTGATCCTGACCTGGTGTTGGATTTGTTACCCCTTGATATACTCGAAGTTGGAGTACAACtttcttaggaggctgagttggggtcTCCTTCAAGGTTGGAGAAAGTTCAACCTCTGTCATGGATTCTGGAGTGATGGTAAACCCCAGATCCAAAGGTTGAACTGTGGCTTGAGTCAGGTGTGAATTCTCTGGAGGTTGAGCTACAACTACATTAGGGAACTCTGGAGTCTGAGCTGGGGCCTCCTGATGGGTTAGGGAAGACTCACCCTCCTCAGCGGTCTGTGGATGCTCAGCTGCAGCCTCCTGCTGGGTTGGAGAGGGGTTCTCATTATTAATAGGTTCCGGAGATTGAAATGAAGTCTCCCGTTGAACTGCTAAAGGTCCAGCCTCTTCCGATGACTCTGGAAGCAGAGGTGGGCCCCCGTGCTGGATGGCGGGAGGTTCTACATCATTACCTGACCCTGAGAGCTGAGCTGTAGCCTCCTGGTGGACTAGAGAAGTTCCCACCTCTGCACTAGGCTCTGCTGCTATGGTGAGCTGCACGTCTGGAGGCTTCACAGAGACACTGGGTGAATCTAAATGACGAGTTTGATGGTGACCTGGAGGTGAAACTGTGACTTCATGATGTTCTGGAGGCTGACCTGGGGTCTCCTGCTGGGTCGGAGAAGATTCGACCTCCCCAGAAGACTCAGAAGGCTGAACTGGCTGCTGCTGCTCACTGATGGAAAGTTCATGCTCCATAGGAGGAACTGGAGGCTCAACTGGGGCCTCCTGTTGGGTTGCAGAAGGTTCCACCTCCTCTGGAAACCGAACTGGGGCCTCCTGCTGGGCTTGGGAAGATTCTGTCTCATTGGCAGGCTCTGAAGTTATGGTAACCTCCACATCTGCAGGTTTAACTGTAATGTTGGGCGAGTGATAATCAGCTTGATCCTCACCTGGAGGTTGAACGGTCACCTCATGGTTCGGTAGAGTTAGACTCTCCATAGAGGACtctggaggcagagctggggcctCCTGCTGCATTGAAGAAGGTTCTTCCTCCTCAGGGAGCTGTGGAAGCTGTGCTGGGGCTTCTTGCTGGAGTGAAGACGACTGGATGTCTTCAAGGGTCTCTGGATTTTGAGTTTCGGGCTCTAGATGGAATTGAGAAGGTCCAACTTGCTCAGAGGGCCCTGGAGGCTCATCTGACTTCACCCAGAGTTCTGGAGGCAGGCTACCGGGATACGGTATATCCGTGCTGGAATATTCATGCTGCAAAGTCTGTTTCTGACTCTGAGGTGTGGATAATTGGCGTATAATTCCAATAATCTCAGCAAGGCTCCAACGCTGAGCTGGATCTTTCTTCAGCTTCTTGGGCGAAACAGGGAGCCTTTCCTGTGGACTCAGCTTGTCCTTTAAATCCTGCTGTGAAGCCAAGAACTGCTCTGGCTCCAGGGGCAGCTCTCCAGCTGAATCCCAGGTGTCCAGGAATGGAACCAAATTTTCAGTCGATTCCTGGGGTGGGGCTGGCATCTCTGAGGAAGCAGAGGGCCCCAGGTGATCGAAGTGCCACGGGTCTGCCGGGAGAGTAGGCGCATGGGGAGATTCCCGTGGGAAATGGGAGGAGTGGGAAGACCAGGGCTCAGGCGGCCCCAGGGGGTTAGAGGTCAGCTGGAGCGGGTCCTTGAcccactcgagaggctgagccTCCTTGACTAGTAGCCACAATAGTTGCCACATAAGGAGGGGCCATGGGCCCCAGAAACGCAGCCAGGACATGACACACGCTAGTGCCCGGCACTGAGCAGAAGACATTCTGGCAGCTCCGAGACGCTCGTGCCCCTTATAAGCGTGAGCCCCGCCCTGTCTTTATGACACCTTTATTTATGCCACAGATCTGCTCCATGTCACCAGGGCACTCTCATGTCACAATCCCGCCCAAGCATGCCTTCCCATCCTGCCCTGCCGGAacacccctctcctccccttggTGAGGAAGGATTTGGGCCTCAGACCCTGGTGGTCCCAGGACTCCAGCGCCTGCTGtggtggggtagggtggggtgggggcgcgGCAGAGCTTCCCAAGGAAGTCACCGGACCTCGCCTCAGGATATTCAGAAGTGCTAGTTCAGTTCTGGCAGCCTTCCTCCTTTAAGGTGAAATCCGAGAACACTCTTCCTTCCAGGGAGAGCAACTGACCTGCAAAATGGGCGCCAGGATGCACATTACAGTCATTTATTCCAAAGTGTTGCCATTTTCGCTAAACTGTCGTATGTTTGATAATTAATTCACCACCCTATTAGGTAGGGGCTGCCAGGGAATAAGCGAGGACTCCAAATTTTCTGTAGGAGGGGTGTTGGGAGTTGGCAATTCGGTCTGGGAGAGAAGGTTTTAATCCGAGTGAAGAGCCCTTTGCACTAGCCTGGGAGGAGGCTGAACTGTCATCCTGCCTTGACTCAACACAGCCATTACCCTAGAAGTTACAGCACTACTAGGGTCACCTGTGTTCAGAGATCTACCCTGTGTGCACACATGGAGAAGAGGCTTAGGTTGTTAAAGTCAGCATGTTAAATAATTTCCTGAAATGCGACTGTAACTAGAACCCAGCTGACTTCCCCCACAGCCGTTCTTACCTATTTTATTACTGTCTGGCATAATTACCAGCATGTAAACTCCAAGAAGGTGCTTCATCTTAttccagtgcctggcataggCATAGGGTGCATAGTGATGGCTTTAAAATTGAaggggggccgggtgtggtggctcacacccataatcccagaactttgggaggccgaggtggggggatcactgaggtcagaagttcgagaccagcctgaccaacatggtgaaactccgtctctactaacaatacaaaattagccaggtgtggtggtgcatacctgcaatcccagctactcaggaggccaaagcaggagaatcgcttgaacctgggaggcagaggttgcagtgagccgagatcgcaacattgcacttcagcctgggcaacaagagagaaactccatctcaaaaaaataaaataaaataaaatggaagagatTCCAAGATTCACCTCATTTAGGGATGGAGCTATTGTTATAATCAGATTTCTGAAATGAGTGCTGACTTCCTCTCACATTTCACAGGAAGCTAGACTTCTTAAAGCTTGAAGTCTCCTTGGTGggttttatttaaattgaattaaaataattattttacaggGAAAAATTTCAAAACACTTTGCAACTTTGGggtaaaagttaaataaaacactGTAGCCCCAAGTTAACTTCCCACTGAAATGAtatttttgctcctttttttaaaaaaattccataaatAGTGAATAATGACTGTTTTGATATTAATTTAGAAACAATCCCTATTTAAGAGCTTTCATATGCAGTCATGCATTGCTTGCCACGTGAGGAGcttgagaaatgtgtcattaggtgatttcaccATTGTGCCAACATCATAgcgtatacttacacaaacctaggtggtgcAGCCTACAGCACACCTAGGGTACACGGTATGGCCTAggactcctaggctacaaacctgtactgtatgttactgtactgaatgctaAAGGCAACTGTCACACAATGGCAGgtatttgtgtatgtaaacatggaaaatatatagttaaaatactgtgtaaaagataaaaatggggcccgggcgcagtggctcatgcctgtaatcccagcactttgggacgccaaggtgggtggatcacttgagctcaggagttcaagaccagcctggccaacatggtgaaaccccatctctacgaaaaatataaaaattagctgagtgtggtgacgcgtgtctataatcccagctactcaggaggctgaggtaggagaatcacttgaacctgggaggtggaggttgcaatgagctgggatcataccactgcactccagcctggacaacagagtgagactccatctcaaaaaaaaaaaaaaaaaaaaagataaaaatggtatACCTATATAGGGATAGCTCCATTATACTCTTAGggaaccaccatcatatatgtggtctaCTGTTGACCCAAACTTCATTTTGCAGCACATGATTGTAAATGATTGACAGAAAGATCTTCAGCAAAATATTCCACCCAAGATACGTGGGAGATATTGAGATCCAAGCAATAAGCCATATTTGAAAGGCATTATAGTTTTCGAAAGCTGTAGCGCAATCATTCTTAAGGCCAGTTACCTTCTCCCCACATCTCTGGGATCCTGTTTGAAGGGAGTTCTAACAAGGCCTGTGTTCGAGCAGCCCAGCATCCCTTACTCTTGGAGCGGGGGGAGACTAACCCCCTCTCCTGTGTCCACAACTATAGTAATACAATCCTCGGTTCTGCTCTCCAAACTTCAAATAAGGGGTCACAGCCAAGGGTCAAGACTTTAGGAAAAGCCCCGGAAATACCCTGCactcaaaaagcagtttcagagtTTCACATTTTCTTGAGAATTAAACAAATTATCCTCCAAATTCTGCTACTTGTTTTGAATTATGGTTATACTGGCTATGTTATCCAACCcttgagttgtttttctttttcttttttttttcctcgagagtgtcttgctctgtcacctaggctggaatgcagtggcatgatctcagctcactgcaacctccgcctcctgggttcaagtggttttcatgcctcagcttcccaagtagctgggattacaggtgcccaccaccacacccagccaatttttgtatttttagtagagacagggtttcaccatattggccaggctggtcttgaactcctgacctcatgatccacccacctcggcctcccaaagtgctgggataacaggtgtgagccacagcacctggcctgtttgtttgtttttttgagatggagtttcactcttgttgcccaggctggagtgcaatggtgtgatctcagcttaccagAACTTCCGcttcccgggtccaagtgattctcctgcctcagcctcccgagtagctgggattacaggcatgtgccaccatttctccatgttggtcagcctgatcttgaactcctgacctcaggtgatccacccgcctcagcctcccaaagcactggcattacaggtgtgagccactgtgcccggccctgttaCCTTTGAGTTTTTATCTCCACATACTTATATTAAACCGTGTAGTTCTTCTTCCCATCTGACATCTACAATCTCTTCACTGGGTCTGTACTCCATAGCTATTTTACCACTTTCTGAAATAAAGTTAGCAAGGATGAATTCAGAATCTTTTTCATTCCAAAACTTCCTGCATATAATGGTAGCAACCCACAATGAGACATTCTTTTAGTttctaaaagcagaaaataagcaTTTTCCTGAAAGTTTCCTCATCTCCTCATCATacactttgatttttgtttttcttttttcttttctttgagacagggtctcactctgtcacccaggctggagtacagtggcactatcatagctcactgtagcctggaattcctgggctcaagtcatcctcctgcttcagcctccagagtagcaggcactacatcactgtgcccagctaattctcttttttagagacatggtcccgctttgttttccaggctggtctcgaactcctggcttgaagtgatccttctgtcttggcctcccgaaatgctgagATTTCAAGCGTGAGTCATCATGTCTGGTCTCACAGCTCAGTTTTTAACATATGTATGAAATATCAACTGTGTTTGGTTCAAAGGACTTTATGATCTTACAGATAGGAACTAAGGAATAataacataagaaataaaaaatgtggaaataaaaatgttcaatcaTAATATGATTAAAAGGTAAGGCACCAGGTAGGGGGTCGAAGTAAGTTCAAATCCAAAATAGAGACCACTGGGCTAGTAGACACTTCACATTAGAAGCACGGCTAGGTGTCTACTCCCTGAGAACCAAAATTCCACCAGATACAATGAACAAAGCTTtagagagagaaaacatttgaacATTTTACGGGCAGAAAATGGCCCACATACTCTATAGATAATACAATTTCCTTCAAGGCAAACTAGAACTATAAGGCTTTTGGTCTAAGAAGTGAGTGTGTGCAAGGGATACCTTTGCATACTAGGGAAGGGTAGACAACCCACACATTTAGCTTGGTTATTAAATGTCATTACTCAGACTTGACAGTTGATGACCAAGGAAGTAAGACTTTCACTAGAAGGGCTGCCCAGGTTGGAAAGCTGAGAGCAATCAGGGCCACCTCTTACAAGCAAATAAAGGTCTGTAGTAACTTAATTACAATCTCAGTCTCTAAGCCTTCAGGGTTGTGAAGCAGAAAGGCAACTCTGTTCAGGGACTCTTTGTTGAACACCAGGTTTCCTTTGGGCACAGGCTATGACATTTGTGCCACTGTAGAACTGAATAGGGAATACAAGCAATGCCATTCAACAGCATGACCATTTCCAAGGCTCACAGCAAAGCAGCTGATTATTGTATAAGAATCATATTTGGCCAATATGTCAGTGCCAGAAATGAGAGCTGGAACTGAATTCTCGATTCGAGAAACATAATCTAATAAATTCTTCAGCAGAGAGTTTATTTATTCAGAgagaaaacaatgacaacaatagCATATTTTGTGTGCTTACCTTGTAAGTATAGTTCTGAGTTTTTACACTTGTCATCTCATTTTTTCTTACACTATCCGCCATAAGGTTGATCGGATTACTAACCCCAGTTTGCAGATAAAGATTGCGGCTTAGAGATTTTAAatatcttcaaatctctctggccataagacctaaaactgcaTACAAAAATCTAAGAGACAGAGTTAGGACTCAAATCCATGTGTCCAGGGCTTATAATCACTATTCTGTACGATAGGCATGCAATTAAAGAAGACCTGCCTCAAACATTTTCTGTGTGACCTGAGGCAAGTCCTTTTATATCTATAAA contains the following coding sequences:
- the LOC107968981 gene encoding leucine-rich repeat-containing protein 37A isoform X8, coding for MSSAQCRALACVMSWLRFWGPWPLLMWQLLWLLVKEAQPLEWVKDPLQLTSNPLGPPEPWSSHSSHFPRESPHAPTLPADPWHFDHLGPSASSEMPAPPQESTENLVPFLDTWDSAGELPLEPEQFLASQQDLKDKLSPQERLPVSPKKLKKDPAQRWSLAEIIGIIRQLSTPQSQKQTLQHEYSSTDIPYPGSLPPELWVKSDEPPGPSEQVGPSQFHLEPETQNPETLEDIQSSSLQQEAPAQLPQLPEEEEPSSMQQEAPALPPESSMESLTLPNHEVTVQPPGEDQADYHSPNITVKPADVEVTITSEPANETESSQAQQEAPVRFPEEVEPSATQQEAPVEPPVPPMEHELSISEQQQPVQPSESSGEVESSPTQQETPGQPPEHHEVTVSPPGHHQTRHLDSPSVSVKPPDVQLTIAAEPSAEVGTSLVHQEATAQLSGSGNDVEPPAIQHGGPPLLPESSEEAGPLAVQRETSFQSPEPINNENPSPTQQEAAAEHPQTAEEGESSLTHQEAPAQTPEFPNVVVAQPPENSHLTQATVQPLDLGFTITPESMTEVELSPTLKETPTQPPKKVVLQLRVYQGVTNPTPGQDQAQHPVSPSVTVQLLDLGLTITPEPTTEVGHSTPPKRTIVSPKHPEVTLPHPDQVQTQHSHLTRATVQPLDLGFTITPKSMTEVEPSTALMTTAPPPGHPEVTIPPSDKGQAQHSHLTQATVQPLDLELTITTKPTTEVKPSPTTEETSTHPPDLGLAITPEPTTEIGHSTALEKTTAPHPDQLQTLHRKLTEVTGPPTELEPTQDSLVQSESYIQDKALAAPEEHKASTSTSICELCTCGDEMLSCIDLNPEQRLRQVPVPEPNTHNGTFTILNFQGNYISYIDGNVWKAYSWTEKLILRENYLTELHKDSFEGLLSLQYLILNHNPLTTVEDPYLFKLPALKYLDMGTTLVPLTTLKNILMMTVELEKLILPSHMACCLCQFKNSIEAVCKTVKLHCNSACLTNTTHCPEEASVGNPEGAFMKVLQARKNYASTELIVEPEEPSDSSGINLSGFGSEQLDTNDESDFISTLSHILPYLSVANLDVKSLLLPFIKLPTTGNSLAKIQTVGQNRQRVNRVLMGPRSIQKRHFKEVGRQSIRREQGAQASVENAAEEKRLRSPAPRELEQPHTQQGPEKLVGNAVYTKPSFTQEHKAAVSVLKPFSKGTPSTSSPAKALPQVRDISISILESAKARVTNTKTSKPIVRSRKKYRFHKTRSRVTHRTPTVKKSPKVRKKSYLSRLMLANRLPFSAAKSLINSPSQGAFSSLGDLSPQENPFLEVSAPSEHFIENNNTKDTTARNAFGENVFMENTNMPEGTISENTNYNHPPEADSAGTAFNLGPTVKQTETKWEYNNVGTDLSPEPKSFNYPLLSSPGDQLEIQLTQQLQSLIPNNNVRRLIAHVIRTLKMDCSGAHVQVTCAKLISRTGHLMKLLSGQQEVKASKIEWDTDQWKTENYINESTEAQSEQKEKSLELTKEVPGYGYTTKLIVALIVTGILMILIILFCLIVICCHRRSLQEDEEGFSRGIFRFLPGRRCSSRRESQDGLFPFRQPLWLKDMYKPLSATRVNNHAWKLHKKSSNEDEILLNRDPGDSEAPTEKEEEES
- the LOC107968981 gene encoding leucine-rich repeat-containing protein 37A isoform X7 — protein: MSSAQCRALACVMSWLRFWGPWPLLMWQLLWLLVKEAQPLEWVKDPLQLTSNPLGPPEPWSSHSSHFPRESPHAPTLPADPWHFDHLGPSASSEMPAPPQESTENLVPFLDTWDSAGELPLEPEQFLASQQDLKDKLSPQERLPVSPKKLKKDPAQRWSLAEIIGIIRQLSTPQSQKQTLQHEYSSTDIPYPGSLPPELWVKSDEPPGPSEQVGPSQFHLEPETQNPETLEDIQSSSLQQEAPAQLPQLPEEEEPSSMQQEAPALPPESSMESLTLPNHEVTVQPPGEDQADYHSPNITVKPADVEVTITSEPANETESSQAQQEAPVRFPEEVEPSATQQEAPVEPPVPPMEHELSISEQQQPVQPSESSGEVESSPTQQETPGQPPEHHEVTVSPPGHHQTRHLDSPSVSVKPPDVQLTIAAEPSAEVGTSLVHQEATAQLSGSGNDVEPPAIQHGGPPLLPESSEEAGPLAVQRETSFQSPEPINNENPSPTQQEAAAEHPQTAEEGESSLTHQEAPAQTPEFPNVVVAQPPENSHLTQATVQPLDLGFTITPESMTEVELSPTLKETPTQPPKKVVLQLRVYQGVTNPTPGQDQAQHPVSPSVTVQLLDLGLTITPEPTTEVGHSTPPKRTIVSPKHPEVTLPHPDQVQTQHSHLTRATVQPLDLGFTITPKSMTEVEPSTALMTTAPPPGHPEVTIPPSDKGQAQHSHLTQATVQPLDLELTITTKPTTEVKPSPTTEETSTHPPDLGLAITPEPTTEIGHSTALEKTTAPHPDQLQTLHRKLTEVTGPPTELEPTQDSLVQSESYIQDKALAAPEEHKASTSTSICELCTCGDEMLSCIDLNPEQRLRQVPVPEPNTHNGTFTILNFQGNYISYIDGNVWKAYSWTEKLILRENYLTELHKDSFEGLLSLQYLILNHNPLTTVEDPYLFKLPALKYLDMGTTLVPLTTLKNILMMTVELEKLILPSHMACCLCQFKNSIEAVCKTVKLHCNSACLTNTTHCRESKLHAEEASVGNPEGAFMKVLQARKNYASTELIVEPEEPSDSSGINLSGFGSEQLDTNDESDFISTLSHILPYLSVANLDVKSLLLPFIKLPTTGNSLAKIQTVGQNRQRVNRVLMGPRSIQKRHFKEVGRQSIRREQGAQASVENAAEEKRLRSPAPRELEQPHTQQGPEKLVGNAVYTKPSFTQEHKAAVSVLKPFSKGTPSTSSPAKALPQVRDISISILESAKARVTNTKTSKPIVRSRKKYRFHKTRSRVTHRTPTVKKSPKVRKKSYLSRLMLANRLPFSAAKSLINSPSQGAFSSLGDLSPQENPFLEVSAPSEHFIENNNTKDTTARNAFGENVFMENTNMPEGTISENTNYNHPPEADSAGTAFNLGPTVKQTETKWEYNNVGTDLSPEPKSFNYPLLSSPGDQLEIQLTQQLQSLIPNNNVRRLIAHVIRTLKMDCSGAHVQVTCAKLISRTGHLMKLLSGQQEVKASKIEWDTDQWKTENYINESTEAQSEQKEKSLELTKEVPGYGYTTKLIVALIVTGILMILIILFCLIVICCHRRSLQEDEEGFSRGIFRFLPGRRCSSRRESQDGLFPFRQPLWLKDMYKPLSATRVNNHAWKLHKKSSNEDEILLNRDPGDSEAPTEKEEEES
- the LOC107968981 gene encoding leucine-rich repeat-containing protein 37A isoform X3, with protein sequence MSSAQCRALACVMSWLRFWGPWPLLMWQLLWLLVKEAQPLEWVKDPLQLTSNPLGPPEPWSSHSSHFPRESPHAPTLPADPWHFDHLGPSASSEMPAPPQESTENLVPFLDTWDSAGELPLEPEQFLASQQDLKDKLSPQERLPVSPKKLKKDPAQRWSLAEIIGIIRQLSTPQSQKQTLQHEYSSTDIPYPGSLPPELWVKSDEPPGPSEQVGPSQFHLEPETQNPETLEDIQSSSLQQEAPAQLPQLPEEEEPSSMQQEAPALPPESSMESLTLPNHEVTVQPPGEDQADYHSPNITVKPADVEVTITSEPANETESSQAQQEAPVRFPEEVEPSATQQEAPVEPPVPPMEHELSISEQQQPVQPSESSGEVESSPTQQETPGQPPEHHEVTVSPPGHHQTRHLDSPSVSVKPPDVQLTIAAEPSAEVGTSLVHQEATAQLSGSGNDVEPPAIQHGGPPLLPESSEEAGPLAVQRETSFQSPEPINNENPSPTQQEAAAEHPQTAEEGESSLTHQEAPAQTPEFPNVVVAQPPENSHLTQATVQPLDLGFTITPESMTEVELSPTLKETPTQPPKKVVLQLRVYQGVTNPTPGQDQAQHPVSPSVTVQLLDLGLTITPEPTTEVGHSTPPKRTIVSPKHPEVTLPHPDQVQTQHSHLTRATVQPLDLGFTITPKSMTEVEPSTALMTTAPPPGHPEVTIPPSDKGQAQHSHLTQATVQPLDLELTITTKPTTEVKPSPTTEETSTHPPDLGLAITPEPTTEIGHSTALEKTTAPHPDQLQTLHRKLTEVTGPPTELEPTQDSLVQSESYIQDKALAAPEEHKASTSTSICELCTCGDEMLSCIDLNPEQRLRQVPVPEPNTHNGTFTILNFQGNYISYIDGNVWKAYSWTEKLDLSCNKIQSIERHTFEPLPFLKFINLSCNVITELSFGTFQAWHGMQFLHKLILNHNPLTTVEDPYLFKLPALKYLDMGTTLVPLTTLKNILMMTVELEKLILPSHMACCLCQFKNSIEAVCKTVKLHCNSACLTNTTHCRESKLHAEEASVGNPEGAFMKVLQARKNYASTELIVEPEEPSDSSGINLSGFGSEQLDTNDESDFISTLSHILPYLSVANLDVKSLLLPFIKLPTTGNSLAKIQTVGQNRQRVNRVLMGPRSIQKRHFKEVGRQSIRREQGAQASVENAAEEKRLRSPAPRELEQPHTQQGPEKLVGNAVYTKPSFTQEHKAAVSVLKPFSKGTPSTSSPAKALPQVRDISISILESAKARVTNTKTSKPIVRSRKKYRFHKTRSRVTHRTPTVKKSPKVRKKSYLSRLMLANRLPFSAAKSLINSPSQGAFSSLGDLSPQENPFLEVSAPSEHFIENNNTKDTTARNAFGENVFMENTNMPEGTISENTNYNHPPEADSAGTAFNLGPTVKQTETKWEYNNVGTDLSPEPKSFNYPLLSSPGDQLEIQLTQQLQSLIPNNNVRRLIAHVIRTLKMDCSGAHVQVTCAKLISRTGHLMKLLSGQQEVKASKIEWDTDQWKTENYINESTEAQSEQKEKSLELTKEVPGYGYTTKLIVALIVTGILMILIILFCLIVICCHRRSLQEDEEGFSRGIFRFLPGRRCSSRRESQDGLFPFRQPLWLKDMYKPLSATRVNNHAWKLHKKSSNEDEILLNRDPGDSEAPTEKEEEES
- the LOC107968981 gene encoding leucine-rich repeat-containing protein 37A isoform X10, whose translation is MSSAQCRALACVMSWLRFWGPWPLLMWQLLWLLVKEAQPLEWVKDPLQLTSNPLGPPEPWSSHSSHFPRESPHAPTLPADPWHFDHLGPSASSEMPAPPQESTENLVPFLDTWDSAGELPLEPEQFLASQQDLKDKLSPQERLPVSPKKLKKDPAQRWSLAEIIGIIRQLSTPQSQKQTLQHEYSSTDIPYPGSLPPELWVKSDEPPGPSEQVGPSQFHLEPETQNPETLEDIQSSSLQQEAPAQLPQLPEEEEPSSMQQEAPALPPESSMESLTLPNHEVTVQPPGEDQADYHSPNITVKPADVEVTITSEPANETESSQAQQEAPVRFPEEVEPSATQQEAPVEPPVPPMEHELSISEQQQPVQPSESSGEVESSPTQQETPGQPPEHHEVTVSPPGHHQTRHLDSPSVSVKPPDVQLTIAAEPSAEVGTSLVHQEATAQLSGSGNDVEPPAIQHGGPPLLPESSEEAGPLAVQRETSFQSPEPINNENPSPTQQEAAAEHPQTAEEGESSLTHQEAPAQTPEFPNVVVAQPPENSHLTQATVQPLDLGFTITPESMTEVELSPTLKETPTQPPKKVVLQLRVYQGVTNPTPGQDQAQHPVSPSVTVQLLDLGLTITPEPTTEVGHSTPPKRTIVSPKHPEVTLPHPDQVQTQHSHLTRATVQPLDLGFTITPKSMTEVEPSTALMTTAPPPGHPEVTIPPSDKGQAQHSHLTQATVQPLDLELTITTKPTTEVKPSPTTEETSTHPPDLGLAITPEPTTEIGHSTALEKTTAPHPDQLQTLHRKLTEVTGPPTELEPTQDSLVQSESYIQDKALAAPEEHKASTSTSICELCTCGDEMLSCIDLNPEQRLRQVPVPEPNTHNGTFTILNFQGNYISYIDGNVWKAYSWTEKLILRENYLTELHKDSFEGLLSLQYLDLSCNKIQSIERHTFEPLPFLKFMILPSHMACCLCQFKNSIEAVCKTVKLHCNSACLTNTTHCRESKLHAEEASVGNPEGAFMKVLQARKNYASTELIVEPEEPSDSSGINLSGFGSEQLDTNDESDFISTLSHILPYLSVANLDVKSLLLPFIKLPTTGNSLAKIQTVGQNRQRVNRVLMGPRSIQKRHFKEVGRQSIRREQGAQASVENAAEEKRLRSPAPRELEQPHTQQGPEKLVGNAVYTKPSFTQEHKAAVSVLKPFSKGTPSTSSPAKALPQVRDISISILESAKARVTNTKTSKPIVRSRKKYRFHKTRSRVTHRTPTVKKSPKVRKKSYLSRLMLANRLPFSAAKSLINSPSQGAFSSLGDLSPQENPFLEVSAPSEHFIENNNTKDTTARNAFGENVFMENTNMPEGTISENTNYNHPPEADSAGTAFNLGPTVKQTETKWEYNNVGTDLSPEPKSFNYPLLSSPGDQLEIQLTQQLQSLIPNNNVRRLIAHVIRTLKMDCSGAHVQVTCAKLISRTGHLMKLLSGQQEVKASKIEWDTDQWKTENYINESTEAQSEQKEKSLELTKEVPGYGYTTKLIVALIVTGILMILIILFCLIVICCHRRSLQEDEEGFSRGIFRFLPGRRCSSRRESQDGLFPFRQPLWLKDMYKPLSATRVNNHAWKLHKKSSNEDEILLNRDPGDSEAPTEKEEEES